The Methylacidimicrobium sp. B4 genome contains a region encoding:
- the cmr1 gene encoding type III-B CRISPR module RAMP protein Cmr1: MNPAPYDFEFLTPCFCGGADPTKAELRAPSIRGALRWWFRALGGTQEQEEQIFGTVRDKAKASSLVIRVERKPCGGEADWAQKPLKQDNGGYIWYFLEKGNRWRKEAALYPGSKATVDVLFRHPLAPVDEEKLKKAWEAFCRFGSIGYRATRAAGAFRVERFDGSLEEYERAAETILKPAGFVVLFFPDKRKNWRSIARFAEEKLKDPLRTNFPGSCPSPLGSADPRQTSAVYLRPLKVGAEDYYLMAFEAPHDRVVGEKSRLNKNGENEENKSVLNLVFHDPAPYGGGRGTIRP; the protein is encoded by the coding sequence GTGAATCCCGCCCCCTACGACTTTGAGTTTCTGACCCCATGCTTTTGCGGAGGTGCCGATCCCACCAAAGCCGAGCTTCGAGCCCCTTCGATTCGCGGGGCGCTCCGCTGGTGGTTTCGCGCTTTAGGCGGGACGCAAGAACAAGAAGAGCAGATCTTTGGAACCGTGAGGGATAAGGCGAAAGCCTCCTCGCTGGTGATTCGGGTGGAGAGGAAACCGTGCGGAGGCGAGGCCGATTGGGCGCAAAAGCCTCTCAAGCAGGATAATGGCGGCTATATCTGGTATTTTCTTGAAAAAGGAAATCGGTGGAGGAAGGAGGCCGCCCTCTACCCAGGGAGCAAGGCCACCGTTGACGTTCTCTTCCGTCACCCTTTAGCTCCTGTAGATGAGGAAAAACTAAAGAAAGCCTGGGAAGCCTTTTGTCGCTTCGGTTCCATCGGTTATCGAGCGACCCGTGCCGCTGGCGCATTTCGTGTGGAGCGATTTGATGGGAGCTTAGAAGAGTACGAGCGCGCAGCGGAAACGATTCTCAAGCCCGCCGGATTCGTCGTGCTGTTCTTTCCAGATAAGCGCAAGAATTGGCGAAGTATTGCTCGCTTTGCGGAAGAAAAGCTAAAAGATCCTCTTCGGACAAACTTCCCCGGATCCTGCCCTAGCCCGCTAGGCAGTGCAGATCCTCGCCAAACCAGCGCCGTCTATCTCCGACCATTGAAGGTTGGAGCGGAGGACTACTACCTCATGGCCTTCGAGGCTCCGCATGATCGAGTCGTTGGAGAGAAGAGTAGATTGAACAAGAATGGAGAGAATGAGGAAAATAAATCCGTCTTGAATTTAGTGTTTCACGATCCGGCTCCCTATGGTGGTGGCAGGGGAACGATTCGGCCTTAA
- the crn3 gene encoding CRISPR-associated ring nuclease Crn3/Csx3 encodes MQNLSLSLLSPPEPFQILVIHLPGNGIADPKELAGVSLPERVDHQKGLILYGRGPIWLYAYLIHLSHPSRWAAIYDPRFGGIVVQAHHPEAPSVGAIIPRESIERYVPRQTESALTKRSAAESPRHRVIAIVGPPHSGKSVFLWWLYNTLSKRVPAAVFHDQVFIVRACPDGEGNWFHEISGSNETLRFKNQWDADFVAKIVEHIRGLSLAKVLLLVDCGGKIDRFNQAILNACTDALIVSREDEAIAEWRGVAKSCELRIIAEVKSILEPGSSVLSESPLRLRIGGLIRGASPGELPEPLIAHVISVVNP; translated from the coding sequence ATGCAAAACCTAAGCCTCTCCCTTCTGTCTCCTCCTGAGCCATTTCAGATCCTCGTTATCCATCTGCCTGGAAATGGGATCGCCGACCCCAAGGAGCTTGCCGGAGTCTCCTTGCCAGAGAGAGTGGATCATCAAAAGGGGCTGATCCTTTATGGGAGGGGCCCCATTTGGCTTTACGCCTATTTGATCCACTTATCCCATCCCTCGCGTTGGGCGGCCATCTACGATCCGCGCTTCGGAGGAATCGTCGTGCAAGCTCATCATCCAGAAGCTCCTTCCGTAGGTGCGATCATACCCCGGGAGTCGATCGAGCGCTATGTGCCGCGCCAGACGGAATCCGCTCTTACAAAGAGGAGCGCGGCGGAAAGCCCAAGGCATCGGGTCATTGCGATCGTGGGTCCGCCGCATAGCGGGAAATCGGTCTTTCTGTGGTGGTTATACAATACGCTGTCCAAGCGAGTGCCGGCTGCAGTCTTCCACGACCAAGTCTTCATCGTCCGGGCCTGCCCAGATGGAGAAGGCAACTGGTTTCATGAAATCTCGGGGAGTAACGAGACACTCCGCTTCAAGAATCAATGGGACGCGGATTTTGTGGCTAAGATCGTGGAACACATTCGGGGGCTATCTCTCGCAAAGGTTCTTCTTCTGGTGGATTGCGGCGGAAAGATTGACCGATTCAATCAAGCCATTCTCAATGCCTGCACGGATGCCCTCATTGTTTCCAGGGAGGACGAGGCGATCGCGGAGTGGCGCGGTGTTGCAAAGTCTTGCGAGCTGCGGATCATTGCGGAAGTCAAGTCGATCCTAGAGCCCGGCAGCTCGGTTTTGTCCGAGAGCCCCCTTCGCCTCCGTATCGGTGGCCTCATTCGGGGCGCGTCCCCTGGCGAGCTTCCTGAGCCGCTGATCGCGCACGTAATCTCGGTGGTCAATCCGTAG
- a CDS encoding IS256 family transposase — protein MVMRVETNPLEAAYAVLLEHGLDGAGEALRILVNEAAKIERVEFLGARPYERTAARRDWANGYKPKTVLTKLGELTFEVPQVRSGDFYPSALEKGTRTDQAVNLALAEMYVQGVSTRRVIDVLQRLLGPEIKLSSAQVSRAAARLDEGLKAWRERPLGEVPYLFLDARYEKVRLEGRIVDCAVLIAVGIEATGKRRVLGCEVATSEAEINWRRFLESLLARGLKGVKLIVADDHAGLKAARRAVLPSVPWQRCQFHLQQNAGQFVTRQEAKKTVARQLRTIFNAPDRSEAQRLLREALAQWRTEHPKLGEWAEEAIPESLTVFDFPVEHRVRLRTTNGLERINRELRRRTRVASIFPNPESCLRLISALLAELDDEWMTGKVYLNPNP, from the coding sequence ATGGTAATGCGAGTCGAAACAAACCCTTTGGAAGCAGCCTATGCGGTGCTACTCGAGCATGGGCTGGATGGCGCAGGCGAAGCCTTGCGCATTTTGGTGAATGAAGCGGCCAAAATTGAACGGGTCGAGTTTCTCGGCGCCAGGCCCTACGAGCGCACCGCAGCCCGGCGCGACTGGGCCAACGGTTATAAGCCCAAGACGGTGCTGACCAAGCTGGGCGAGCTCACCTTCGAGGTACCGCAAGTGCGTTCTGGCGACTTCTATCCTTCTGCGCTCGAGAAAGGCACCCGCACCGATCAGGCGGTGAATCTGGCCTTGGCCGAGATGTACGTCCAGGGCGTCTCCACCCGGCGGGTGATCGACGTGTTGCAGCGGCTCTTGGGGCCGGAGATCAAGCTTTCTTCAGCCCAGGTCAGTCGCGCTGCCGCCAGACTCGATGAAGGGCTCAAGGCCTGGCGGGAACGCCCGTTGGGCGAGGTGCCTTATCTCTTTCTGGACGCCCGCTATGAGAAGGTGCGCCTGGAAGGACGGATCGTCGATTGCGCGGTACTGATTGCAGTGGGTATCGAGGCAACGGGCAAGCGCCGGGTGCTGGGCTGCGAGGTGGCTACATCGGAAGCGGAGATCAACTGGCGCCGCTTCCTGGAAAGCCTCCTTGCCCGTGGATTGAAGGGGGTCAAGCTCATCGTTGCCGACGACCACGCGGGACTGAAGGCCGCGCGCCGTGCAGTGTTGCCTTCCGTGCCCTGGCAGCGCTGCCAGTTCCACCTGCAGCAAAACGCCGGTCAGTTTGTCACGCGCCAAGAAGCGAAGAAGACCGTTGCCCGGCAGCTGCGCACGATCTTCAATGCGCCGGATCGAAGCGAGGCCCAGCGGCTGTTACGGGAGGCGCTTGCGCAATGGCGCACGGAGCATCCCAAGCTCGGGGAGTGGGCTGAGGAAGCCATACCAGAAAGCCTGACCGTCTTCGACTTCCCTGTCGAGCACCGCGTGCGGCTGCGCACCACCAACGGCCTGGAGCGCATCAACCGGGAACTCAGACGCCGCACCCGGGTGGCAAGCATCTTCCCCAATCCCGAATCGTGCCTGCGGCTCATTTCCGCCCTGCTGGCCGAACTCGACGACGAGTGGATGACCGGCAAGGTCTATCTCAACCCCAACCCGTAA
- the csm6 gene encoding CRISPR-associated ring nuclease Csm6, whose translation MTPPRSDAGHQSIRLHPAPTAPHRPPKEIVLLAVTGMTPAVVTETVWALAHEQPALIPHRVRILTTAAGKRCAEEQLHSVSPAFGERSVWETLRRSLLRDRRQQSHLLILEEIQVLGRPVADEGRMRGIEDVRTALDNEALADALLEEIRGITENPDTLLIASVAGGRKSMSALLYACVSLLGRPEDRITHVLVSEPFDSPGLSPSFFFPTKPPLEHTYRDPKTGGVQAVSSDAARIELADLPFVPLRLLFPRQIGSFPGHFTALVRSCSQQLASLTQKPRITLGHDRPTLEVNGSLVGLSGREHLLYAFLLDCPRKGTRPFLAQKNAIDALNQFRSRWAKDHPEGSFQHQAARGWEKCDTEDLRKLLSSLRRKLKAAGFTAELDYLLPRRGSFGIDVIPA comes from the coding sequence ATGACCCCGCCCCGATCCGATGCCGGACACCAATCGATCCGGCTCCACCCCGCCCCAACGGCTCCCCACAGGCCGCCGAAGGAGATCGTCTTGCTTGCGGTAACCGGAATGACGCCCGCCGTCGTGACCGAAACCGTCTGGGCCTTAGCGCACGAGCAGCCCGCCCTCATCCCCCATCGAGTTCGGATCCTCACCACCGCCGCGGGAAAGCGTTGCGCGGAGGAGCAGCTTCATTCCGTATCCCCCGCTTTCGGCGAGCGTTCGGTGTGGGAGACGCTTCGTCGGAGCCTCTTGCGCGATCGGCGTCAGCAGTCTCATCTGCTGATCCTTGAGGAGATCCAGGTCTTGGGACGGCCTGTAGCCGATGAAGGCAGAATGCGCGGGATCGAGGACGTTCGCACCGCTTTGGACAACGAGGCCCTTGCCGACGCTCTCCTGGAAGAGATTCGCGGGATCACAGAAAACCCCGATACGCTCCTCATCGCGTCGGTCGCCGGCGGAAGGAAGAGCATGAGCGCGCTCCTTTATGCCTGTGTCTCGCTCTTGGGCAGGCCCGAAGACCGCATCACCCATGTCCTCGTCAGCGAACCATTCGATTCCCCCGGGCTTTCCCCCTCGTTCTTCTTTCCCACCAAGCCGCCGCTCGAGCACACCTATCGGGATCCCAAGACCGGGGGCGTTCAAGCTGTATCTTCCGATGCTGCTCGCATTGAGCTTGCCGATCTTCCTTTTGTTCCCCTCCGCCTGCTCTTCCCGCGCCAAATCGGCTCCTTTCCCGGTCACTTCACCGCTTTGGTTCGTTCTTGCTCGCAACAACTTGCCTCTTTGACCCAGAAACCTCGCATTACCCTTGGCCACGATCGACCCACGCTCGAGGTCAATGGGAGCCTTGTTGGTCTTTCCGGACGGGAGCATCTTCTCTATGCGTTCCTCCTCGACTGCCCCCGGAAGGGCACACGTCCATTTCTCGCACAGAAGAACGCGATCGATGCCCTGAACCAATTCCGGAGCCGGTGGGCCAAAGACCATCCCGAGGGATCCTTCCAGCACCAGGCGGCGCGCGGATGGGAAAAATGCGACACCGAAGATCTCCGGAAGCTTCTCAGCTCCTTGCGACGGAAGCTGAAGGCTGCTGGTTTTACCGCGGAGCTGGATTACCTCTTGCCCCGCCGCGGATCCTTCGGCATCGATGTCATCCCAGCTTGA
- a CDS encoding PP2C family serine/threonine-protein phosphatase yields the protein MNLDTAFLTDRGGRARNEDSWGWESCSGLTAWVVADGLGGERGGEEASRLAVSRFLQAFRDHPSLSSAALSESVLQADRAIHERQAAEPALARMGSTIVAAVCDGRRLRSIHVGDSRFYWFREKRVFFQSKDQSVPQALCDAGILRPEEIRSHPRRNILLSCLGSPEPPNPIVSQEGEIEPGDALLLCSDGFWGPLPEEEMERELGRSATASDWLHRMEVLRQERARALLDDDNYTAIGVLAGPEPSGK from the coding sequence ATGAACCTCGACACCGCTTTCCTCACCGATCGGGGCGGGAGGGCACGCAACGAAGACTCCTGGGGGTGGGAGAGCTGCAGTGGCTTGACCGCCTGGGTAGTGGCCGACGGCCTCGGAGGGGAGCGAGGAGGCGAAGAGGCTTCCCGGCTGGCGGTGAGCCGCTTCCTCCAGGCGTTCCGAGACCATCCCTCCCTATCCTCCGCCGCCCTCTCGGAGTCTGTCCTCCAAGCCGATCGAGCGATCCACGAACGGCAGGCTGCCGAACCCGCGCTCGCGCGGATGGGATCGACGATCGTGGCCGCCGTCTGCGACGGCCGACGGCTCCGCTCGATCCACGTCGGGGACTCCCGCTTCTACTGGTTTCGGGAAAAGAGGGTCTTCTTCCAATCGAAGGATCAGAGCGTCCCGCAGGCGCTCTGCGATGCCGGGATCCTCCGGCCCGAGGAGATCCGCTCCCACCCCCGCCGGAACATCCTCTTGAGCTGCCTGGGCAGCCCTGAGCCCCCGAATCCGATCGTCTCGCAGGAAGGGGAGATCGAGCCGGGAGATGCGCTCCTCCTCTGTAGCGATGGCTTTTGGGGTCCTCTTCCCGAAGAGGAGATGGAGCGGGAGCTCGGGCGGAGCGCGACCGCCTCCGATTGGCTCCACCGGATGGAAGTACTTCGCCAGGAAAGAGCGCGGGCGCTGCTGGACGACGACAACTACACCGCGATCGGGGTGCTGGCAGGCCCTGAGCCGAGCGGAAAATGA
- a CDS encoding class I SAM-dependent methyltransferase, whose amino-acid sequence MEPASQRSRAAELASHRGHYGIDGGRGAVTGLLWPVGGGLLLLGLSLLPLLSKPLLQRALEFLAGAALLQVPASFFYSTMRGKFAVWGELLAALDLHGNERILDMGCGRGAILAMLGKLVPEGRAVGLDLWRTEDQSGNSLESARTNLLSEGVADRCELHTGDMRALPFPDGSFDLVVSNLAIHNIPEKDGRRKAIDEAIRVLKPGGRILIADLFRTEEYVERLEEAGLRAVSCRPLGWRFWFGVLGVTPRLVTAEKPASGTPPPETTPTDLVP is encoded by the coding sequence ATGGAACCGGCATCGCAGAGGAGCCGCGCGGCCGAGCTCGCTTCCCACCGCGGGCATTACGGGATCGATGGAGGGCGGGGAGCCGTGACCGGTCTTCTCTGGCCTGTCGGAGGCGGGCTCCTTCTCCTCGGCCTCTCTCTGCTTCCCCTGCTCTCAAAGCCGCTCCTCCAGCGGGCTCTCGAGTTCCTTGCCGGAGCCGCCCTGCTTCAAGTGCCCGCAAGCTTCTTCTATTCCACGATGCGGGGAAAGTTTGCCGTCTGGGGTGAGCTCCTCGCGGCACTCGACCTTCACGGGAACGAGCGGATCCTGGATATGGGCTGCGGCCGCGGAGCCATCCTGGCCATGCTCGGCAAGCTGGTGCCCGAGGGACGAGCGGTCGGCCTCGACCTCTGGCGGACAGAGGACCAGTCGGGCAACTCCCTCGAATCGGCCCGCACGAATCTCCTGAGCGAAGGCGTAGCCGATCGCTGCGAGCTCCATACGGGGGACATGCGGGCCTTGCCCTTTCCGGACGGTTCCTTCGACCTGGTCGTCAGCAACCTCGCCATCCACAACATTCCCGAGAAGGATGGCCGCAGAAAGGCGATCGACGAAGCGATCCGGGTGCTCAAGCCGGGCGGGAGGATCTTGATCGCAGACCTCTTCCGGACAGAGGAGTATGTCGAGCGGCTCGAGGAAGCGGGACTGCGTGCCGTCTCCTGCCGCCCGCTCGGCTGGCGCTTCTGGTTCGGGGTCCTCGGAGTGACGCCGAGGCTCGTCACCGCGGAGAAGCCGGCCAGCGGCACGCCCCCGCCCGAAACCACCCCCACGGACTTGGTCCCATGA
- a CDS encoding bifunctional 2-polyprenyl-6-hydroxyphenol methylase/3-demethylubiquinol 3-O-methyltransferase UbiG, with protein sequence MNSFAGKRLLALVRDGDYAHAGEEEAIERVFGDLPKRSDRWLLDVGCGRGGTADYLRKRGWGRVVGLDRDGESLAYARARYPEVEFVEREACAAPRYLPRRFTQIYLLNVYYALEAQRDALLALRQVAEEGAELRIFDYLDRGGFAEDPLEVDGESIVPHPVVTEAVSRDLAARGWRLLSVELLSEEYRGWYAALARRIEKRAPAIVDRGGEEALAYLRAVYRGILGKIEAGLLGGVLVRAAAA encoded by the coding sequence ATGAACTCCTTCGCTGGGAAACGGCTCCTGGCGCTCGTGCGGGACGGGGATTACGCCCATGCCGGGGAGGAGGAGGCGATTGAGCGGGTCTTCGGAGATCTTCCGAAGCGTTCCGACCGATGGCTCCTGGACGTCGGCTGCGGGCGGGGGGGGACGGCCGATTACCTGCGGAAGCGGGGGTGGGGCCGGGTCGTGGGGCTCGACCGGGATGGAGAATCCCTCGCCTACGCCCGTGCCCGGTACCCGGAGGTCGAGTTCGTCGAGCGCGAGGCCTGCGCGGCTCCCCGCTACCTCCCGAGAAGGTTCACCCAGATCTACCTGCTGAACGTCTATTATGCCTTGGAAGCGCAGCGCGACGCCCTGCTCGCCCTGCGCCAGGTGGCCGAAGAGGGCGCAGAGCTTCGGATCTTCGACTACCTCGATCGAGGCGGGTTTGCGGAGGATCCGCTGGAGGTGGACGGAGAGAGCATCGTTCCCCACCCGGTCGTGACCGAGGCGGTCTCCCGGGATCTCGCGGCGAGGGGCTGGCGGCTTCTCTCCGTGGAGCTGCTATCCGAGGAGTACCGCGGCTGGTACGCCGCCTTGGCTCGACGAATCGAAAAGAGGGCTCCGGCGATCGTCGACCGGGGAGGCGAGGAAGCCTTGGCCTATCTTCGCGCCGTCTATCGGGGCATCCTGGGCAAGATCGAGGCGGGATTGCTCGGTGGGGTGCTGGTACGGGCCGCGGCAGCCTGA
- a CDS encoding glycosyltransferase, whose amino-acid sequence MKRILIFTAGFGEGHNTAARNIQEALEWVAPEEAHVEIVDLFEACYGRFNGVLRQAYLTAINRTPLLWKGIYSLFDRTTFLEDGISALARMQRSLDWLLREVQPDAVLCTYPIYNYLIEEIFRDGRRKNFCHITVVTDSITINSFWHRGPSDVFVVPNEETAVALRAAGVEEARIQVFGFPVHLDFLEAKEIGLAEELGEDPRILYIINSGKKKATKIIRLLLHHPRWRATVVVGRDRSLLKEVRGLVEGSEEKVRVLGWTDRIPELLMTHHALISKAGGATVQEAVAARCPMVVTQVVPGQEEGNFDLLRRRGAALYAEKPQQILQALEELFADEGRLWKRMRSALTEISRPDASMQIARFVLDRATIENVAPDNLPGFPRRPREPLPNGAPEPVEAAQVLLCDFHIHSTYSDGRLSIGEIVDFYGQRGFDCICITDHIVDRTRFIGRVCQLTGLVLSPDLVGEYFDVLRRERERAWRKYRMILFAGLEFNKDGYRAKSSAHLLGIDLQRPIDPCLSLPEIIAEIRAQEGLSVASHPHKFQSVWGPNTLYLWENQKQFAPLLDAWEIANRDDLFAPIGLKRLPFIANSDFHKPKHIDSWKTVLFCEKDPQAIKECVRVNRNVALTLYRRHRFGSLLCCPEEELLQV is encoded by the coding sequence GTGAAGCGGATCCTGATTTTCACGGCTGGATTCGGGGAAGGCCATAACACGGCCGCGCGCAACATTCAGGAGGCGCTCGAATGGGTCGCTCCCGAGGAGGCGCATGTCGAGATCGTCGATCTCTTCGAAGCGTGCTACGGGCGATTCAACGGGGTCCTGCGCCAGGCCTACCTCACCGCGATCAATCGGACCCCGCTTCTCTGGAAGGGGATCTATTCGCTCTTCGATCGGACGACCTTCCTGGAAGACGGCATCTCGGCCTTGGCCCGGATGCAGCGCTCCCTCGACTGGCTGCTGCGCGAGGTGCAGCCCGACGCGGTGCTCTGCACCTACCCCATCTACAACTACCTGATCGAGGAGATCTTTCGGGACGGGAGGCGCAAGAACTTCTGCCATATCACGGTCGTCACCGATTCGATCACGATCAACTCGTTCTGGCACCGGGGCCCAAGCGATGTCTTCGTCGTCCCCAACGAGGAGACGGCGGTGGCGCTTCGCGCCGCCGGCGTGGAGGAGGCGCGCATCCAGGTGTTCGGCTTTCCGGTGCACCTCGATTTTCTGGAAGCCAAGGAGATCGGCCTGGCCGAGGAGCTCGGGGAGGATCCTCGAATCCTCTACATCATCAACTCGGGAAAGAAGAAGGCGACCAAGATCATCCGGCTCTTGCTCCACCATCCGCGTTGGCGCGCCACCGTGGTCGTCGGTCGGGATCGATCGCTCCTCAAGGAGGTTCGCGGGCTCGTCGAGGGGTCCGAGGAGAAGGTCCGGGTGCTCGGCTGGACCGACAGGATCCCGGAGCTGCTGATGACCCATCACGCTCTCATCAGCAAGGCGGGGGGGGCGACCGTCCAGGAAGCCGTGGCGGCTCGCTGCCCGATGGTGGTCACGCAGGTCGTGCCGGGACAGGAAGAGGGCAACTTCGATCTCCTGCGCCGGCGCGGAGCCGCGCTCTACGCGGAGAAGCCGCAGCAGATCCTCCAGGCCCTGGAAGAGCTCTTCGCCGATGAGGGAAGGCTCTGGAAGCGGATGCGGTCGGCCTTGACGGAGATCAGCCGCCCGGATGCCTCGATGCAGATTGCGCGATTTGTCCTCGACCGGGCGACGATCGAAAATGTGGCACCGGACAACCTGCCCGGGTTTCCCCGAAGACCTCGGGAGCCGCTCCCGAATGGCGCCCCGGAACCGGTGGAAGCGGCCCAGGTGCTTCTCTGCGATTTTCACATCCACAGCACCTATTCGGACGGCCGCCTCTCCATCGGAGAGATCGTGGATTTTTATGGGCAGCGGGGCTTCGATTGCATCTGCATCACCGATCATATCGTCGATCGGACGCGGTTCATCGGGCGGGTCTGCCAGCTCACGGGCCTCGTGCTCTCTCCGGACCTGGTTGGGGAGTATTTCGACGTCCTCCGGAGGGAAAGGGAGCGGGCGTGGCGCAAGTACCGGATGATTCTCTTCGCGGGCCTCGAGTTCAACAAGGACGGGTATCGCGCGAAGAGCTCGGCCCATCTGCTGGGGATCGATCTCCAGCGGCCGATCGATCCCTGCCTCTCCCTGCCAGAGATCATCGCGGAGATTCGCGCGCAGGAGGGGCTTTCGGTGGCCTCCCATCCCCACAAGTTCCAGAGCGTCTGGGGTCCGAACACGCTCTATCTCTGGGAGAATCAGAAGCAGTTCGCCCCGCTGCTCGATGCGTGGGAGATCGCCAATCGCGACGACCTCTTCGCGCCGATCGGGCTCAAGCGGCTGCCGTTCATCGCCAACAGCGACTTCCACAAGCCCAAGCATATCGATTCCTGGAAGACGGTGCTCTTCTGCGAGAAGGATCCTCAGGCGATCAAGGAGTGCGTCCGGGTCAATCGCAATGTCGCCCTCACCTTGTACCGGCGCCATCGGTTCGGATCGCTGCTTTGCTGCCCGGAGGAGGAGCTCCTGCAAGTCTAG
- a CDS encoding biotin--[acetyl-CoA-carboxylase] ligase has translation MFCTRSDPRARVLRAFLASPSLSGSRSALSAQSGVSPAEVEEAISSLRTLGLPLSASAEDRWQLERPLPDLLSAEELMARTEEDRIAWSAIVYDRVESTSDLLLREEAAGAPEGLVVAAERQSRGRGRLGRRWESDSPGGIYTSLLLRPQLDFPQIHRLTILTTVAAAEAVEEVAGFSPRIKWPNDLMGSRGKLGGILTEVVAEGGRVRGGVVGIGLNVSQDPETFPEEIRGRASSLRIETGSRFRRVEILGALLRRIAIRYRGDFGEIRRLWEWRCESLGRMVQVRQGEGVIEGYALGLDEDGLLLLRTEAGAVVPLLAGELLGSAEPARDGPPCQAGGRWLR, from the coding sequence ATGTTCTGCACTCGATCCGATCCGCGCGCGCGCGTCTTGCGGGCGTTCCTGGCCTCCCCTTCGCTTTCCGGCTCGCGTAGCGCGCTCTCGGCGCAGAGCGGCGTGAGCCCCGCCGAGGTGGAGGAGGCGATCTCTTCCCTGCGCACGCTCGGCCTTCCCCTGAGCGCGTCGGCAGAGGACCGGTGGCAGCTGGAGCGACCGCTGCCCGATCTTCTCTCTGCGGAAGAGCTGATGGCGCGCACCGAGGAGGACCGGATTGCCTGGTCGGCTATCGTCTACGATCGAGTCGAATCGACGAGCGACCTCCTCTTGCGCGAGGAGGCCGCTGGCGCTCCAGAGGGGTTGGTCGTGGCAGCCGAGCGGCAGAGCCGGGGCCGAGGGCGTCTGGGCCGCCGCTGGGAATCCGACTCGCCGGGCGGAATTTACACGAGCCTCCTGCTCCGACCCCAGCTGGATTTCCCGCAGATCCACCGATTGACGATTCTCACGACCGTTGCGGCCGCGGAAGCGGTGGAGGAGGTCGCTGGCTTCTCTCCCAGGATCAAGTGGCCCAACGACCTGATGGGTTCCCGGGGTAAGCTCGGGGGCATCTTGACCGAGGTCGTTGCGGAAGGGGGGAGGGTCCGAGGGGGAGTGGTGGGAATCGGCCTCAATGTCTCCCAGGACCCGGAAACCTTTCCGGAGGAGATTCGCGGCCGGGCCTCCTCGCTTCGGATCGAAACGGGATCTCGCTTTCGCCGCGTCGAGATCCTGGGGGCCCTGCTCCGGCGGATCGCGATCCGATACCGAGGTGACTTTGGGGAAATCCGGCGTCTCTGGGAATGGCGTTGCGAGAGCCTGGGGAGGATGGTGCAGGTTCGGCAGGGAGAGGGAGTCATCGAGGGCTATGCCCTCGGATTGGACGAGGATGGGCTTTTGCTGTTGCGGACCGAGGCGGGGGCGGTCGTACCCCTTCTGGCCGGTGAGCTGCTGGGATCTGCGGAGCCTGCCCGGGACGGCCCGCCTTGCCAGGCGGGTGGCCGTTGGCTTAGATAG
- a CDS encoding MBL fold metallo-hydrolase, with protein sequence MVPLEDGVEDVIGKAARGLGLADEPLARAAGVSLEEVRRVKRGELDERLIRRLASVLHLRGDALVALGKGDYRPRDPGPIPGFLAFHTAWSGMTVNAYLVWDLRTREAAAFDTGGDCDEMLGAIRDRGLQLRAIFLTHTHGDHIAALDRLKGETGARAYVGDQEPLPGAEPFAAGAEFSIGSLPIRTLLTNGHSPGGITYLVSGGPRLLAIVGDSLFAGSMGGGNVSYADALRNNREKVLALPADTVICPGHGPLTSVAEEREHNPFFTS encoded by the coding sequence ATGGTTCCCCTCGAGGATGGCGTTGAGGACGTGATCGGGAAGGCGGCGCGCGGGCTTGGGCTTGCGGACGAGCCGCTGGCTCGGGCCGCCGGCGTGAGCCTGGAGGAGGTGCGGCGGGTCAAGCGGGGAGAGCTTGACGAGAGGCTGATCCGGCGGCTGGCATCCGTCTTGCACCTGCGCGGCGATGCCCTCGTCGCCTTGGGGAAGGGGGACTACCGGCCGCGCGATCCGGGGCCGATCCCCGGTTTTTTGGCCTTTCACACGGCATGGTCAGGTATGACGGTCAATGCGTACCTGGTGTGGGATCTTCGGACTCGGGAAGCCGCCGCGTTCGACACGGGGGGCGACTGCGACGAAATGCTCGGTGCGATCCGGGATCGCGGGCTCCAGCTGCGGGCGATCTTCCTGACGCATACCCATGGGGATCACATCGCCGCCTTGGACCGCCTCAAGGGAGAGACGGGCGCCCGAGCCTACGTTGGCGACCAGGAGCCGCTCCCGGGGGCGGAACCCTTTGCCGCCGGCGCCGAGTTCTCCATCGGCTCGCTCCCGATCCGGACACTTTTGACCAATGGCCATTCTCCGGGCGGCATCACCTACCTGGTTTCCGGAGGTCCGCGGCTGCTGGCGATCGTCGGCGACTCGCTCTTCGCGGGCTCGATGGGAGGCGGGAACGTCTCGTACGCCGACGCCCTGCGGAACAACAGGGAAAAGGTGCTTGCCCTTCCCGCCGACACCGTGATCTGCCCGGGGCATGGACCGCTGACCAGCGTGGCCGAGGAGAGGGAGCACAATCCCTTCTTCACTTCCTAG